A genomic window from Actinomycetaceae bacterium MB13-C1-2 includes:
- a CDS encoding diacylglycerol kinase family protein produces MSTGVIAALSVLGSIVLVAVGTFFVMAHMAERRRAFLNAKPSATANKSDMAGRAWVIVNPTKVGSYAEFQQKVSNAVILATGRPAMWIETTVEDPGTGQAIEALKYRPSLVMAAGGDGTVRAVAAGMAHSRVPMALLPMGTGNLLARNIGVPLDLDKALDTALEPVSRRMDLAWLRLERVSVASDLPAEGDLLRRAGASAVRVLPDGVNEPAKDEYAYTVIAGVGFDGQTMVDTDPSLKKWIGWTAYVLAALKSLRIERMKATVTVFHKEGESAGDFKSRRSAPIPKAVETAVRQSHTLGADKGVSPALKKEETWDMTGVRARTILFANCGVLPFAVLAPDASIDDGKMDLIALDTRAGLLGWSYLTIKVAGQSVGLKPINLKNDLGAIQFRQTSSARVDISKAYPVQVDGDPVGEARTVSVRVDKGALIVRAPKNTAGAIPDEDRRI; encoded by the coding sequence ATGAGCACAGGTGTAATCGCGGCACTGAGCGTCCTTGGATCAATTGTCCTGGTCGCAGTCGGCACGTTCTTCGTCATGGCCCACATGGCAGAGAGGCGCAGGGCGTTCCTCAATGCCAAGCCTTCCGCTACCGCGAATAAGTCCGACATGGCGGGCCGGGCCTGGGTAATCGTGAATCCGACGAAGGTTGGGTCATACGCGGAGTTCCAACAGAAGGTCAGCAACGCGGTGATTCTGGCAACCGGACGTCCGGCGATGTGGATTGAGACGACTGTCGAGGACCCGGGCACGGGCCAAGCCATCGAAGCCCTGAAATATCGGCCCTCACTGGTTATGGCTGCTGGGGGAGATGGGACGGTCCGCGCAGTTGCAGCGGGAATGGCACACTCCCGCGTTCCGATGGCGCTGTTGCCGATGGGAACCGGAAATCTTCTTGCCAGGAATATTGGTGTTCCCCTTGACCTCGATAAGGCACTAGATACGGCGCTTGAGCCGGTCTCAAGAAGAATGGACCTTGCCTGGTTGCGTCTTGAGCGCGTCTCCGTCGCCTCGGATCTTCCCGCTGAAGGGGATCTGTTGCGCAGGGCCGGGGCAAGTGCTGTGCGTGTCCTTCCAGACGGAGTGAATGAACCTGCTAAAGACGAGTACGCCTACACGGTAATCGCGGGTGTCGGTTTCGATGGGCAGACAATGGTGGACACCGACCCGTCACTGAAAAAGTGGATCGGGTGGACCGCGTATGTGTTGGCTGCGCTAAAGTCTTTGCGGATCGAGCGAATGAAAGCCACGGTAACCGTCTTTCACAAGGAGGGCGAAAGTGCTGGTGACTTCAAGTCGAGGCGCAGCGCTCCGATTCCCAAAGCGGTCGAAACAGCCGTAAGACAGTCTCACACGCTCGGTGCTGATAAGGGCGTTTCCCCGGCACTCAAGAAAGAAGAAACCTGGGACATGACAGGAGTCCGCGCCAGAACCATCCTGTTCGCAAACTGCGGAGTCTTACCCTTCGCAGTCCTTGCTCCCGACGCCTCCATCGATGATGGAAAGATGGACCTGATCGCTCTCGACACCCGCGCAGGACTTCTTGGATGGAGCTATCTGACCATCAAGGTTGCCGGGCAGAGCGTTGGGCTTAAGCCCATTAATCTCAAGAATGACCTCGGCGCCATTCAGTTCAGGCAGACCTCCTCAGCGCGGGTAGATATCTCGAAGGCCTATCCGGTGCAGGTAGATGGTGACCCCGTAGGGGAGGCAAGGACCGTTAGCGTTCGTGTTGACAAGGGCGCGCTGATTGTCCGCGCCCCGAAGAATACAGCCGGGGCAATTCCGGACGAGGATCGGCGGATCTAG
- the serS gene encoding serine--tRNA ligase has translation MIDVRILRDTPDTVRESQARRGEDPEVVDRLVQADAEWRTALQNFESMRAEQKRVSKQIGKVSAEERPAILAAAKELAQKVKEAEEQSDALGSQVRELSLQISNLVSDKAPIGGPDDFQVLRHEGPKPRDFAAEGFTPKDHLELGEGLRAIDVKRGAKVSGSRFYYLSGIGARLELALLSMAVDQATSAGFTLQITPTLVKPEIMQGTGFLGAHSDEIYYLPADDLYLVGTSEVALAGYHESEIIDLSNGPLRYAGWSTCYRREAGAAGRDTRGIIRVHQFNKVEMFSYVHPEDAEEEHKRLLAMEEEMLAKVELPYRVIDTATGDLGSSAARKFDCEAWLPTQERWMEVTSTSNCTTFQARRLSIRERREEGLETVATLNGTLATTRWLVALLENHQNADGSVNVPEALRPYLGGLSVMEPVTEGGK, from the coding sequence ATGATTGATGTTCGAATTCTCCGGGATACCCCCGATACTGTGCGTGAATCACAGGCTCGCCGAGGCGAAGATCCCGAGGTCGTTGACCGCCTTGTTCAGGCCGATGCCGAGTGGAGGACAGCGCTTCAGAACTTCGAGTCTATGCGGGCCGAACAGAAGCGAGTATCAAAGCAGATCGGAAAGGTCTCGGCCGAAGAGCGCCCCGCTATTCTCGCCGCCGCCAAGGAGCTCGCCCAGAAGGTCAAGGAGGCCGAAGAGCAGTCGGATGCTCTGGGGTCTCAGGTTCGCGAACTCTCGCTCCAGATTTCGAACCTCGTATCAGATAAGGCCCCCATCGGCGGCCCGGATGATTTCCAAGTCCTTCGTCATGAAGGTCCAAAGCCCCGCGATTTCGCGGCGGAAGGATTCACGCCCAAGGACCACCTGGAGCTGGGTGAAGGCTTGCGTGCCATTGACGTCAAGCGCGGCGCAAAGGTCTCCGGCTCACGTTTCTATTACCTCTCCGGCATCGGAGCACGGCTGGAGCTGGCGTTGCTGTCAATGGCTGTCGACCAGGCAACCAGCGCCGGTTTCACTCTGCAGATCACTCCAACGCTAGTGAAACCAGAGATCATGCAGGGAACAGGCTTTCTCGGTGCTCACTCTGACGAAATCTATTACCTACCTGCAGACGACCTCTATCTGGTCGGAACCTCTGAAGTTGCTCTCGCTGGCTATCACGAAAGCGAGATAATCGACCTTTCAAACGGTCCGCTTCGCTACGCCGGCTGGTCAACCTGCTACCGTCGCGAAGCCGGAGCCGCAGGTCGGGACACGCGCGGCATAATCCGAGTCCACCAGTTCAACAAAGTGGAAATGTTTAGCTACGTTCATCCCGAAGACGCGGAAGAAGAGCATAAGCGACTACTCGCTATGGAAGAGGAGATGCTCGCCAAAGTAGAGCTTCCCTACCGCGTAATCGACACTGCAACCGGGGATCTCGGCTCGTCCGCTGCTCGCAAGTTCGATTGTGAGGCATGGCTTCCAACGCAGGAACGGTGGATGGAGGTCACCTCCACTTCAAACTGCACCACTTTCCAGGCACGCCGACTTTCCATCCGCGAGCGCCGCGAGGAGGGCCTAGAGACCGTCGCCACCCTGAACGGAACCCTCGCGACCACGCGCTGGCTAGTCGCTCTACTTGAAAATCATCAGAACGCCGACGGCTCCGTCAACGTCCCCGAAGCACTCCGCCCATACCTCGGAGGCCTTTCGGTCATGGAGCCAGTTACCGAGGGAGGCAAGTGA
- a CDS encoding HAD hydrolase family protein, with product MSNPLLVPPPHKGPRIPYQDILDHARSSLPGHLPKKPQEILVALDVDGTLLTAEGATERMKRTVQDALDAGVNIVIATGRGISSTRPVFAALELPDGYSVSSNGAQTVHWTRETAGGSDPVSHTPELMIEHVFDPRPSADVIFEAVPEILIGVDDGAEGMLVSRKFPFGEMMSEQIVRPIGQMLSRPTARMIARAPWMDRDDFEKLLWDLPLADVQVAVGWTAWADICPGGITKATGLQELADSLGVNHEGTIALGDGVNDIEMLQWAGHGVAMGGASDVVVASANAQTGPVDFDGAAAVLEAVLETL from the coding sequence GTGAGTAATCCACTCCTCGTTCCCCCGCCACATAAGGGTCCTCGTATCCCGTATCAAGACATCCTTGATCACGCTCGCTCGTCGCTACCAGGCCATCTGCCGAAGAAGCCACAAGAGATTCTCGTTGCCCTTGACGTGGACGGAACCCTTCTGACGGCTGAGGGGGCAACAGAGCGGATGAAACGCACCGTCCAGGACGCACTGGACGCGGGCGTAAACATCGTGATCGCAACGGGTCGTGGGATCTCATCTACACGCCCAGTGTTTGCCGCTCTCGAACTTCCAGACGGTTATTCGGTATCTTCCAACGGAGCGCAGACGGTTCATTGGACCCGCGAAACTGCGGGTGGCAGCGACCCTGTCAGTCACACGCCCGAGTTGATGATTGAGCACGTATTTGATCCTCGGCCCTCTGCTGATGTCATCTTTGAGGCTGTACCCGAGATCTTAATCGGGGTTGATGACGGAGCCGAGGGGATGCTGGTGTCCAGAAAATTCCCGTTCGGGGAAATGATGTCGGAACAGATCGTCCGACCGATAGGCCAGATGCTCTCAAGGCCGACCGCTCGCATGATTGCACGTGCACCGTGGATGGATCGGGATGACTTTGAAAAGTTGCTGTGGGACCTGCCGCTAGCCGATGTTCAAGTCGCGGTGGGCTGGACGGCTTGGGCCGACATCTGTCCGGGCGGGATCACAAAGGCAACCGGACTGCAGGAACTCGCCGACTCACTTGGTGTGAACCATGAGGGCACGATTGCTTTGGGTGACGGTGTCAACGATATCGAGATGTTGCAGTGGGCCGGACACGGGGTTGCGATGGGCGGAGCATCGGATGTTGTGGTTGCCTCGGCCAACGCACAGACGGGTCCGGTGGATTTCGACGGAGCAGCAGCCGTCCTGGAAGCAGTGTTAGAAACCCTCTAG
- a CDS encoding AGE family epimerase/isomerase produces the protein MQALLEHGKAAVAPTGYGYFRPDGSLDTERPVDLAITARMTFAYSLGTLLGIPGCRRYCDHGIRSLQTYFKDREKGGWFTAIEHQPNSEGTGAPWKDGGERKWQYAHAFLILAASTAATANRPGATELLRDALTNQEEHWWDEVVGAVVDEYSRDWSECAPYRGMNSLLHTVEAYLAAAEAVQEPIWVARAGRMLERAYEESEKFDWRVPEHLDEEWNALPDYNKDAPNTPYYPYGAVVGHGLELARLGVEYRAALREHGLEESWDIQDGATRLFDRARADGWRRGGKPGFLYTTTLEGEPVLTEHLAWVVNEGICAAVALRRAVLDDDGNAGDVELYDHCYRSWVDYLHDYMELEEGVFARVLDEDNQPIEGTIPTRPDIYHPIQALLTPRLPLWPPIAPAISRGLLDKPAGAPPRLVKNRNRRTKTGASPLFTWKQ, from the coding sequence ATGCAAGCTCTCCTAGAGCACGGCAAAGCCGCGGTCGCACCCACCGGCTACGGGTACTTTAGGCCAGATGGAAGCCTAGATACGGAACGCCCCGTCGATCTGGCAATCACCGCCCGCATGACATTTGCATACTCTCTGGGCACACTGCTAGGAATCCCGGGGTGCCGTCGCTACTGCGACCACGGAATCCGCAGTCTGCAAACGTACTTCAAAGATCGTGAGAAGGGCGGGTGGTTTACCGCCATCGAACACCAGCCGAATTCGGAGGGAACGGGCGCCCCTTGGAAGGACGGCGGCGAACGGAAGTGGCAGTATGCTCACGCATTCCTCATCCTCGCTGCGTCCACGGCGGCAACTGCTAACCGTCCGGGAGCCACAGAGCTGCTCCGAGACGCCCTAACAAACCAAGAGGAACACTGGTGGGACGAGGTCGTTGGGGCCGTGGTCGACGAGTACTCACGTGACTGGTCCGAGTGCGCTCCGTATCGGGGAATGAACTCTCTGCTACACACGGTCGAGGCATATCTCGCGGCCGCTGAGGCTGTGCAGGAACCTATCTGGGTCGCGCGCGCAGGGCGCATGCTTGAGCGCGCATATGAGGAGTCCGAAAAATTCGATTGGCGCGTTCCGGAACATCTGGACGAGGAATGGAATGCGCTCCCCGACTACAACAAAGACGCCCCCAACACTCCCTACTATCCGTATGGCGCAGTTGTGGGACACGGTCTTGAGCTTGCACGTCTCGGTGTGGAGTACCGTGCGGCGCTGCGCGAACATGGCCTTGAGGAGAGCTGGGACATTCAAGACGGAGCGACACGCCTATTCGACCGTGCCAGAGCCGACGGTTGGCGCCGCGGCGGTAAGCCAGGCTTCCTTTACACGACCACACTTGAGGGTGAGCCCGTGCTCACCGAGCATCTGGCCTGGGTTGTAAACGAGGGAATCTGTGCTGCCGTCGCACTTCGGCGCGCTGTTTTGGACGACGACGGTAACGCTGGAGACGTTGAGTTGTATGACCACTGCTACCGCTCCTGGGTCGACTACCTCCACGACTACATGGAACTGGAGGAAGGGGTCTTTGCCCGCGTCTTGGACGAGGACAACCAACCAATCGAAGGTACTATTCCAACCCGGCCAGATATCTATCACCCGATCCAGGCTCTACTCACTCCGCGCCTGCCACTTTGGCCACCGATAGCTCCGGCCATTAGTCGGGGCTTGCTAGATAAGCCAGCCGGGGCACCCCCGCGTCTGGTTAAGAACCGCAACCGTCGAACCAAAACTGGTGCTTCCCCTCTGTTCACGTGGAAACAATAA